A genomic region of Brevibacillus sp. JNUCC-41 contains the following coding sequences:
- a CDS encoding PH domain-containing protein gives MMEEHAKRLHPFKIPFEFWKLLKGNAFFIIMLYVLNFGSEKMYMKVLQIGFLVYLIWKVISIILKWYTYTYQIKEGTIYITSGLISKSYRTIPLHKVQNVQQRTTLFHKIFSLTSITFETGMTGNQGTVPFEVISRKEAERLEGEYASKQEITVIEVEIPEEHITEPINGKTIHFTPTKQDVLKASFTSLSFLALIPILATLYNTLDDFINLENAEGFLAKLLDTWWIITIVLAGLICVAVAFGIVSTFVKYGKYEISSDHERIYIKKGVLDESAFSIQKEKVQAVEITQSIIKRLLGLAEVKLVSAGNTGDEELETNTLYPFLSIERAYGMVEEILPAYKVEQSMKPLSKQAFKIRMLRPSFFWILTTLAIYYFKPSLWYISLILLVLIYSLRIMDYKNSRYLLNDEFIQFKSGSLETSLFITKRSKVIQIEVERTKLQKLFGLATIETINRSKPVHHTKLQDVSVDYADEFYTWYMGRTKNIQVE, from the coding sequence ATGATGGAAGAACATGCAAAACGATTACACCCTTTCAAAATCCCCTTCGAGTTTTGGAAATTGCTGAAAGGAAATGCGTTTTTCATCATCATGCTTTATGTCCTGAACTTCGGTTCTGAAAAGATGTATATGAAGGTACTTCAAATCGGTTTTCTAGTTTATTTGATTTGGAAAGTCATTTCCATCATCCTAAAATGGTATACGTATACATACCAAATCAAAGAAGGAACCATATATATTACTTCAGGCCTTATCTCGAAGTCGTATCGAACGATCCCTCTTCATAAGGTACAGAATGTTCAGCAACGCACGACGTTATTTCATAAAATTTTCAGTTTAACCTCTATAACATTCGAAACGGGGATGACTGGTAATCAGGGTACCGTACCTTTTGAGGTGATTTCCCGAAAAGAGGCCGAACGGCTGGAGGGGGAATATGCTTCAAAACAGGAAATTACGGTTATCGAAGTGGAAATTCCCGAAGAGCATATAACAGAACCAATCAATGGGAAAACGATCCATTTCACACCAACCAAACAAGATGTGCTGAAAGCTTCCTTTACATCACTCAGCTTCCTGGCTCTTATCCCGATATTGGCTACGTTATATAATACACTCGATGATTTTATCAATTTGGAGAATGCCGAAGGGTTTCTTGCCAAGTTATTGGATACGTGGTGGATCATAACCATCGTTCTTGCAGGCCTCATATGTGTCGCCGTCGCCTTCGGAATCGTTTCCACTTTCGTCAAATATGGAAAATATGAAATTTCATCCGATCACGAGCGTATATATATCAAGAAAGGTGTATTGGATGAATCCGCTTTTTCCATTCAGAAAGAAAAAGTACAAGCTGTAGAAATCACCCAATCCATCATTAAAAGATTGCTAGGCTTGGCAGAAGTGAAATTGGTCAGTGCAGGAAATACGGGCGATGAAGAGCTGGAAACGAATACACTCTATCCTTTTTTATCAATTGAACGGGCATATGGGATGGTAGAAGAGATTTTACCCGCTTACAAAGTGGAACAGTCAATGAAGCCCCTATCGAAACAGGCCTTCAAGATTCGAATGCTGCGGCCCAGCTTTTTCTGGATTCTCACAACATTGGCGATTTATTATTTTAAACCCTCCCTATGGTATATCTCGCTGATTTTACTCGTCCTCATTTATTCATTGAGAATAATGGATTACAAAAATAGCCGTTACTTGTTAAATGATGAGTTCATTCAGTTCAAATCCGGAAGTTTGGAAACATCACTATTCATTACCAAAAGAAGCAAGGTCATTCAAATTGAGGTGGAACGTACAAAGTTGCAAAAGCTTTTCGGTCTTGCCACAATTGAAACGATCAACCGCTCCAAGCCGGTACACCATACTAAGCTCCAAGATGTATCCGTTGATTATGCAGACGAGTTTTACACATGGTATATGGGCAGGACAAAAAATATCCAAGTCGAATAG
- a CDS encoding aspartate aminotransferase family protein, translating to MIKETTGIQELIDLDKKHFIHPTTAIEQQQADGPSFIFKEGKGIYLTDVTGRTVIDGMASLWNVNIGHGQEELAEVAKEQMTKLAFTSSFATFSNEPAIRLAAKIASIAPGDLNAVFFTSGGSESNDTAIKLARHYWLLKGQPNRQKIISRSKSYHGVAMGATSATGLKPFRDFTNSIAPDFYHVDGSSIEELRKVIEQEGPETIAAFIAEPIQGAGGVNLPPEGYFKEVREICNEYGILMVTDEVITGFGRTGTYFGIEHFGVVPDMMCFAKGVTSGYAQLGGVVLNDKMHQDFIALSKGTLLHGYTYSGHPMACAVALKNIEIIERENLIENSKQRGEELLAGFKKLQSKHPIIGDVRALGLIGGISIVKDKQTGEGFETQLAPRLVAEAAKNGLICRSVTFDQDTLVFAPPLIITKSEVERIIEILDETFTAVEKEIL from the coding sequence ATGATAAAAGAAACGACGGGTATTCAGGAATTAATCGATTTGGATAAAAAGCATTTTATTCATCCGACTACGGCAATCGAGCAACAGCAGGCAGATGGTCCAAGTTTCATCTTTAAGGAAGGGAAGGGAATATATCTTACGGATGTCACGGGCAGGACTGTAATTGATGGCATGGCTTCACTTTGGAATGTGAATATTGGACATGGACAAGAAGAGTTGGCTGAAGTCGCGAAGGAACAAATGACGAAGCTAGCTTTCACCTCAAGTTTCGCCACTTTCAGCAATGAGCCGGCAATCCGGTTGGCGGCCAAAATCGCTTCCATTGCACCTGGGGATCTGAATGCGGTTTTCTTCACTTCAGGTGGATCGGAGTCGAATGATACGGCCATTAAACTTGCTCGTCATTACTGGCTTTTGAAAGGGCAGCCTAATCGTCAAAAAATCATTTCCCGCTCGAAATCCTATCATGGAGTGGCAATGGGAGCTACAAGTGCGACTGGACTGAAGCCGTTCCGAGACTTCACGAATTCAATCGCACCGGATTTTTACCATGTGGACGGTTCTTCGATTGAGGAGTTGCGTAAGGTCATAGAACAGGAAGGGCCGGAAACGATTGCAGCATTTATTGCTGAACCGATTCAAGGTGCTGGTGGCGTGAACCTTCCTCCAGAAGGCTATTTTAAGGAAGTAAGAGAGATTTGTAATGAATACGGCATTTTAATGGTGACGGATGAAGTCATAACAGGTTTCGGAAGAACAGGGACTTATTTTGGGATTGAACACTTTGGTGTTGTACCTGATATGATGTGCTTCGCAAAAGGTGTGACGAGCGGATATGCACAGTTAGGCGGGGTCGTCCTGAATGATAAGATGCATCAGGATTTCATTGCCCTTTCAAAAGGCACGCTTTTACACGGCTACACATACAGTGGCCATCCTATGGCATGTGCGGTTGCTTTGAAAAATATTGAAATAATTGAACGTGAAAATTTGATAGAAAACTCGAAACAGCGTGGTGAAGAGTTGCTTGCCGGCTTTAAGAAGCTTCAAAGCAAACACCCGATTATTGGTGATGTCAGGGCACTTGGATTAATTGGAGGCATCTCCATCGTAAAGGACAAACAAACAGGCGAAGGCTTTGAAACACAGCTTGCTCCAAGACTGGTTGCAGAAGCGGCAAAGAATGGTTTGATTTGCCGGTCTGTTACGTTTGACCAAGATACACTCGTATTCGCACCGCCTTTAATCATTACTAAATCGGAAGTCGAAAGAATAATTGAAATCCTTGATGAGACATTTACTGCTGTCGAAAAAGAAATTTTATAA
- a CDS encoding general stress protein — translation MDKRIIGVYETGEEAIKAVESLQAQGYDREDISVVAKDKEELNTVNEETGTKVEEGLAAGAATGGILGGTAGLLAGVGALAIPGIGPVLAAGPLAATLAGAAVGAGTGGLAGTLIGMGIPEDEANRYEADVKSGKLLVLVDSNARKSSSSYSGITETDETLTNSRRTL, via the coding sequence ATGGATAAACGTATAATTGGTGTATATGAAACTGGAGAAGAAGCCATAAAGGCTGTTGAGTCATTACAGGCCCAAGGGTATGATCGTGAAGATATTTCGGTGGTAGCTAAAGATAAAGAAGAATTAAATACAGTGAATGAAGAAACGGGTACAAAGGTTGAGGAGGGGCTCGCAGCTGGTGCGGCGACCGGAGGTATTTTGGGCGGTACTGCCGGATTATTGGCTGGTGTGGGTGCATTGGCGATTCCAGGAATCGGACCGGTACTGGCAGCTGGACCGCTTGCTGCAACATTAGCCGGAGCGGCAGTAGGTGCTGGTACCGGAGGATTGGCCGGTACATTAATCGGAATGGGTATACCTGAAGACGAAGCTAATCGATATGAAGCGGATGTAAAGAGTGGCAAGCTGCTTGTGTTGGTCGATTCGAATGCAAGAAAATCCAGTTCTTCTTACTCAGGAATAACTGAAACGGATGAAACGCTTACGAACAGTAGAAGAACCCTATGA
- the bluB gene encoding 5,6-dimethylbenzimidazole synthase, whose translation MFTNEEQAAVYKAIYNRRDIRSFLPKPISKDILRRILDAAHHAPSVGFMQPWSFIVISSQETKTSLAWAADKERRALAIHYEGDKENKFLSLKVEGLKEAPYTICVTCDPTRGGSHVLGRNSIPETDILSTACAIQNMWLAACAEGLAMGWVSFYKKNDIRDILEIPPHVEPVALLSIGYTDQYPDKPILELANWEKRRPMDELIFKDKWGNK comes from the coding sequence ATGTTTACTAATGAAGAACAAGCTGCCGTATATAAAGCCATTTATAACCGAAGGGATATCAGGAGTTTTTTGCCTAAGCCCATTTCAAAGGATATACTCCGCAGAATTTTGGATGCTGCACATCATGCGCCGTCTGTGGGATTCATGCAACCTTGGAGTTTCATCGTGATTTCATCTCAGGAAACCAAGACCAGTTTGGCATGGGCAGCGGATAAAGAAAGAAGGGCACTCGCCATTCATTATGAAGGCGATAAAGAAAATAAGTTTCTTAGTTTGAAAGTGGAAGGGTTAAAAGAAGCACCTTACACCATTTGTGTTACATGCGACCCGACACGGGGCGGCTCCCATGTTTTAGGGAGGAATTCCATTCCGGAAACGGATATCCTATCCACAGCCTGCGCGATTCAAAATATGTGGCTGGCTGCCTGTGCGGAAGGATTGGCAATGGGATGGGTAAGCTTTTATAAGAAAAATGATATTCGTGATATTTTGGAGATTCCGCCGCATGTAGAACCCGTCGCACTCTTGTCGATTGGCTATACGGATCAATATCCGGATAAACCCATTCTTGAACTTGCTAATTGGGAAAAAAGAAGGCCGATGGATGAACTTATTTTCAAAGATAAATGGGGTAATAAATAA
- a CDS encoding PH domain-containing protein — protein MYSKIQPPTKKISKESVKVWRMTEAITNLIILAVLGILLFIDDYFTWKEWIGWILNGLITLSFFHAIWSIFIEPILLQKYWRYDVNEEFIQTKRGAWSETHELIPMTKVQSVKLNQGPFLRKYNLYSLSIGTMGDSHDIPAIPEKEAYELRDKIAHFAKIKEVD, from the coding sequence ATGTATTCAAAGATACAGCCACCAACCAAGAAAATTTCCAAAGAATCAGTGAAGGTTTGGCGGATGACTGAAGCCATTACCAATCTCATTATCCTCGCTGTCCTTGGCATCCTATTATTTATTGATGATTATTTCACTTGGAAAGAATGGATTGGATGGATTTTAAACGGACTTATCACATTATCTTTTTTTCATGCAATCTGGTCCATCTTCATTGAACCGATCTTGTTGCAAAAGTATTGGCGTTACGACGTGAACGAAGAATTCATTCAAACAAAACGTGGAGCCTGGAGTGAAACGCATGAACTCATTCCGATGACGAAGGTCCAATCCGTAAAATTGAACCAAGGACCGTTTTTGCGAAAATATAACCTTTACTCCCTGAGCATTGGAACAATGGGGGACTCTCATGACATACCTGCCATCCCCGAGAAAGAGGCTTATGAATTACGAGATAAAATTGCACATTTCGCAAAAATTAAGGAAGTGGATTAA
- the dacB gene encoding D-alanyl-D-alanine carboxypeptidase/D-alanyl-D-alanine endopeptidase, whose product MQAANDDGNLGQEIQQILDESPGLAGALTGISIRSAETGEMIYERRAQTRLRPASNLKLLTAAAALETLGEDHAFQTELYIKGVQVGHVLQGDVYLKGKGDPTLLEKDFDELAASLKHKQVKVVHGDLIGDDSWYDDVRYSQDLVWSDEQEYYGAAVSALTASPNEDYDTGTIIVEISPGKKAGKRATVKLKPETDYVKVINKTKTESEDGNKKIEVERSHGTQVITVTGTIPEHAGVTKEWISVKDPTEYALSLFENSMNKHGIKVLGKRKKGKTPVGADMIATHRSMPLSQLLIPFMKLSNNSHAEVLVKEMGKEAEGEGSWKDGLKVARNQLKSMGLDMQTIMMRDGSGISQVNMIPANEITKLLYAVQEKTWFPAYLNALPIAGNENRMVGGTLRKRMKGTYAAGNVRAKTGTISGTSSLSGYVTTKRGEKVIFSIILNNFVEEKGITAIQDKIAVMLAEKEIRLGIGL is encoded by the coding sequence ATGCAGGCTGCGAATGATGATGGAAACCTAGGGCAGGAAATTCAACAAATATTGGATGAATCGCCGGGATTGGCTGGCGCGTTAACGGGAATTTCCATCCGTTCAGCAGAAACGGGGGAAATGATTTATGAACGGCGGGCGCAAACAAGATTACGGCCTGCTTCGAACCTTAAGCTATTGACTGCAGCAGCTGCGCTGGAAACTTTAGGGGAAGATCATGCTTTTCAAACGGAACTATACATAAAAGGAGTGCAAGTTGGCCATGTTCTGCAGGGCGATGTGTACCTGAAGGGAAAAGGGGATCCGACGTTATTGGAAAAGGATTTCGATGAGCTTGCAGCTTCACTGAAGCACAAACAAGTTAAGGTGGTTCATGGGGATCTTATAGGCGATGATTCTTGGTATGACGATGTTCGTTATTCCCAAGATTTAGTTTGGAGCGATGAACAGGAATATTACGGGGCGGCCGTTTCAGCTTTAACGGCTTCCCCGAATGAAGACTACGATACCGGAACCATCATCGTGGAGATATCCCCAGGGAAAAAGGCTGGTAAAAGGGCAACGGTGAAGCTGAAGCCGGAAACGGATTATGTGAAGGTCATCAACAAAACAAAAACCGAATCGGAAGATGGCAATAAGAAAATTGAAGTCGAACGGTCTCATGGCACACAAGTCATTACGGTGACCGGAACCATTCCGGAGCATGCCGGGGTGACCAAAGAGTGGATCTCGGTGAAAGATCCCACAGAATATGCCTTAAGCCTATTTGAAAACTCAATGAACAAACATGGAATTAAAGTGTTGGGAAAAAGGAAAAAAGGGAAAACGCCAGTAGGGGCGGACATGATTGCCACTCATCGGTCCATGCCGCTTTCACAACTGCTTATACCTTTCATGAAATTGAGCAATAACAGCCATGCCGAGGTTTTGGTGAAAGAAATGGGCAAAGAGGCAGAAGGGGAGGGAAGTTGGAAGGATGGTTTGAAGGTTGCTCGAAATCAGCTGAAGAGCATGGGTCTTGATATGCAAACGATCATGATGCGTGATGGATCTGGAATTTCCCAAGTCAATATGATTCCAGCGAATGAAATAACGAAACTGCTGTATGCCGTACAGGAAAAAACGTGGTTTCCTGCATACTTGAACGCTTTGCCGATTGCAGGCAACGAAAATCGGATGGTGGGCGGTACGCTAAGGAAGAGGATGAAAGGGACTTATGCAGCCGGGAATGTTCGAGCTAAAACAGGGACGATTTCAGGAACGAGCTCCTTATCAGGTTATGTTACGACCAAAAGAGGGGAAAAAGTCATATTTTCGATCATCTTGAATAATTTTGTAGAAGAAAAAGGCATTACGGCAATCCAGGATAAGATAGCCGTGATGCTCGCAGAAAAGGAAATCCGGCTGGGGATTGGCCTTTAG
- the rpoN gene encoding RNA polymerase factor sigma-54: MQVGFELYQKQTLKLSLTPELQQSIKILQYSTHELIDFLNRQAYENPVLEISFEDPLASLSESSIRISKINSLKRSSKSKSFNGDNDYNPINNYSINTETLESHLLEQLSLLSSLKAIERKVLKFLIGNLNEYGFLELDANWTASHFSVSVEEIEKMIQVLQSLDPIGVGAKDLSDCLLIQLREHENCNELAYKIVGKHLTDIAEKRYRKIAALYKVTIQEVQEAADFIRTLNPRPISHFSNDLTHYIIPDVYVEKEKEGFLITVNDSCTPKLSISPIYKDHIALNPVNPAKDYIKGHINDAQLLLKGLEQRQMTLYKVAAAIVDEQQEFFMKGITGLKPMTLKDISEKLQVHESTISRATSNKYIQTPHGLFKLRNFFTRGVNSVNSQATESTTTIKEKIKVLIAAEDKIKPFSDQKLCQIFENEGMKISRRTIAKYREDLGIPGSSKRRRF; encoded by the coding sequence ATGCAGGTAGGATTTGAACTGTACCAAAAACAAACCTTGAAATTGTCATTAACCCCTGAATTACAGCAATCGATAAAGATCCTTCAATATTCGACCCATGAACTAATAGATTTCCTAAACCGACAGGCTTACGAAAATCCCGTTCTTGAAATAAGCTTTGAAGACCCCCTCGCATCACTTTCTGAATCCAGCATTCGTATATCTAAAATAAATTCTCTGAAACGGTCCTCTAAAAGTAAAAGTTTCAACGGAGACAATGATTACAACCCTATCAACAATTATTCAATCAACACAGAAACACTGGAAAGCCATTTGCTGGAACAGTTGAGTTTACTCAGTTCGTTGAAAGCAATTGAAAGGAAGGTTCTCAAATTTTTAATTGGAAACTTAAATGAATATGGGTTTCTTGAATTGGATGCCAATTGGACTGCCTCGCATTTTTCCGTGTCCGTCGAAGAAATAGAAAAAATGATTCAAGTTTTGCAATCCCTTGACCCGATTGGAGTCGGCGCTAAAGATCTGAGCGATTGCTTACTCATTCAGCTGCGTGAGCATGAGAATTGCAATGAACTGGCGTATAAGATCGTTGGAAAGCACTTAACGGACATAGCAGAAAAACGCTACAGAAAAATTGCCGCCCTATACAAAGTGACCATTCAGGAAGTACAAGAAGCGGCGGATTTCATCCGTACGTTAAACCCGCGTCCCATCAGTCACTTTTCCAATGATTTGACTCATTACATCATTCCGGACGTTTACGTGGAAAAAGAAAAAGAAGGTTTTCTGATAACGGTCAATGATAGCTGCACACCTAAGCTTTCCATCAGTCCTATCTACAAGGACCACATCGCTCTGAATCCTGTCAATCCAGCTAAAGATTATATAAAAGGGCACATAAATGATGCCCAATTACTTTTAAAAGGGCTCGAACAAAGGCAAATGACTCTTTACAAAGTGGCAGCGGCAATAGTGGACGAGCAGCAAGAGTTTTTCATGAAGGGAATTACGGGGTTAAAGCCTATGACACTGAAAGACATTTCGGAAAAACTTCAGGTTCATGAATCAACAATCAGCAGGGCGACGAGCAATAAATATATCCAGACGCCGCATGGCCTCTTTAAACTTAGGAACTTCTTTACTAGAGGGGTTAATAGCGTGAACAGCCAAGCAACCGAATCAACGACCACCATCAAAGAAAAAATAAAGGTCTTGATTGCCGCTGAAGATAAGATAAAGCCTTTTTCAGATCAGAAACTTTGTCAAATATTCGAAAATGAAGGGATGAAGATTTCCCGCCGCACTATTGCAAAATATCGTGAAGATCTCGGTATACCGGGATCTTCAAAACGGCGCAGATTTTAA
- a CDS encoding methyl-accepting chemotaxis protein, which produces MKRLTDWYFNSLKKQILIPFLALIMISGMAISYMSYKNSIELTTQELTGTTEEQVKSMNDSFEIFFQKTENQLDRIGKYPIMGTYDKNPESIMDEFSHTQSSSSEINGLYLGTEKDGKTLIFPKAELPTDFDPRQRDWYQSALKQKNKTIWTEPYTDQATNALVITAAKAIYDDRDELIGVIGVDISIDTLITMVNQTKFGETGYTVLLDKKGAFVTHPDKEKIQQDISKENMFRKMKSASGSMIEEYEGQSRIIGYATNPTTGWRITGVMDENEVKVRASPMVIDNIITLLIVFTVTALSAIFITRSLTNPIKKLQESIRKMAEGDFTTNNSISRKDEIGQLAEDTNLMTRNMSHMLGVVNNLSDKVSESSMTLVASADENSAAANEVAMTMEQIAAGAIDQIEVGQNNEMAVKLLADKIHDLESQASKMATESENMFKASEDGITQVQGLKQQFNETSLISSKMSTAVKSLDARSNDISAIVKTISGIAGQTNLLALNAAIEAARAGEHGKGFAVVADEVKKLAQQTENSLKEISEIIQAMQTDTTNTVHLIDQVNQKIHLQDTSVSDTENAFSHIASIIANTFSNFDEIKKMMNDMVKEVTRMASNAESLNSISQETAAGTEEVSASVEQTNASMEQLNALASELDALSQEMHKEIKKFTF; this is translated from the coding sequence ATGAAAAGACTGACAGACTGGTATTTTAATTCGCTAAAAAAACAAATTTTGATCCCTTTTTTAGCTTTGATCATGATAAGCGGAATGGCCATCTCTTATATGAGCTATAAAAATAGTATCGAGTTGACGACTCAAGAACTTACCGGAACGACGGAAGAACAAGTCAAGTCAATGAACGATTCTTTCGAAATCTTCTTTCAAAAAACGGAAAATCAATTGGATAGGATCGGTAAGTACCCTATCATGGGTACTTATGATAAGAATCCCGAATCGATAATGGATGAATTTTCCCATACACAGTCAAGCAGCTCTGAAATAAATGGTTTATACCTTGGCACAGAGAAAGACGGAAAAACATTGATATTCCCAAAAGCTGAATTGCCGACTGACTTTGATCCAAGACAAAGGGATTGGTATCAATCGGCTCTGAAACAAAAAAACAAGACCATTTGGACGGAACCTTATACGGATCAGGCGACGAATGCACTGGTCATTACGGCAGCAAAAGCAATATATGATGATCGTGACGAATTAATAGGCGTGATTGGTGTCGACATCTCGATTGATACATTGATCACGATGGTCAATCAAACTAAATTCGGTGAAACGGGCTATACGGTTTTGCTGGATAAGAAAGGGGCATTCGTTACACATCCAGACAAGGAAAAAATCCAACAAGATATATCAAAGGAAAATATGTTCAGAAAAATGAAAAGTGCATCCGGTTCAATGATCGAGGAATACGAAGGGCAAAGCCGGATCATCGGATACGCCACCAATCCGACAACTGGATGGAGAATAACAGGGGTAATGGATGAAAATGAAGTGAAAGTCCGTGCAAGCCCGATGGTAATCGATAATATCATCACACTGCTGATCGTCTTTACTGTCACTGCACTGTCTGCCATCTTCATCACCCGTTCGCTAACGAATCCCATAAAAAAGCTGCAGGAATCCATACGGAAAATGGCTGAAGGCGATTTCACAACCAATAATTCCATTTCCAGGAAAGACGAGATTGGGCAACTTGCAGAAGACACCAACTTAATGACCAGGAATATGAGCCATATGTTAGGCGTTGTCAACAACCTTTCCGATAAAGTATCGGAATCCTCCATGACGCTAGTGGCTAGTGCAGATGAAAATTCAGCGGCGGCTAACGAGGTGGCCATGACGATGGAACAAATAGCGGCCGGTGCCATAGACCAAATTGAAGTCGGGCAGAATAACGAAATGGCTGTAAAGCTATTGGCTGATAAAATCCATGATCTTGAATCGCAAGCGAGCAAAATGGCCACGGAATCCGAAAATATGTTCAAGGCTTCCGAAGACGGAATCACTCAAGTGCAAGGCCTAAAACAGCAATTCAATGAAACATCCCTGATTTCCAGTAAGATGAGTACGGCAGTCAAATCATTGGATGCACGCTCCAATGATATTAGTGCAATCGTAAAGACCATAAGCGGGATTGCAGGACAAACGAATTTACTCGCCCTGAATGCCGCCATCGAAGCAGCCAGGGCCGGTGAGCACGGAAAGGGGTTTGCAGTTGTAGCCGATGAAGTGAAGAAATTGGCCCAACAGACGGAAAACTCACTGAAAGAAATCTCTGAAATCATTCAAGCCATGCAAACCGATACAACCAATACCGTTCATTTGATTGATCAAGTCAATCAAAAAATCCATCTTCAGGATACTTCTGTATCGGATACGGAAAATGCCTTCAGTCACATTGCATCCATTATAGCGAACACATTCAGCAATTTCGACGAAATAAAAAAGATGATGAACGATATGGTAAAAGAGGTCACACGAATGGCGAGCAATGCAGAAAGCTTAAATTCGATCAGTCAGGAAACTGCAGCAGGAACTGAAGAAGTATCAGCTTCCGTAGAACAAACGAATGCTTCCATGGAACAATTAAATGCCCTGGCTAGTGAGTTGGATGCCCTATCCCAGGAAATGCACAAAGAAATAAAGAAATTCACATTCTAA
- a CDS encoding uridine kinase family protein, which produces MNFPTLAGQYTISSLIAEIHEISNKRSPYILAIDGRGGSGKSTLASRIQAECPGSAVVHMDDFYLPSSNRFQLPPSQKQIGADYDWERVFNQIMKPLINGREARYQRYDWETDTLAEWHDVPAEGLVIIEGTYSIRKELAGYHDFTIWVECPRDQRLKRGLERDGEETRQMWEDNWMVHEDLYVGAQRPQERADLVVDGTS; this is translated from the coding sequence ATGAATTTTCCAACACTTGCTGGACAGTATACAATTAGCAGTCTTATAGCTGAAATTCACGAAATTTCCAATAAACGATCTCCATATATATTGGCCATAGACGGACGGGGTGGATCTGGAAAAAGTACACTCGCTTCCCGTATCCAAGCTGAGTGTCCGGGTAGCGCGGTCGTTCATATGGACGATTTTTATTTGCCATCATCGAATAGGTTCCAACTGCCTCCATCCCAAAAGCAGATTGGTGCGGATTATGATTGGGAGCGGGTGTTTAATCAAATTATGAAACCGCTTATAAATGGACGGGAAGCAAGGTATCAAAGGTATGATTGGGAAACGGACACTTTGGCAGAATGGCATGATGTTCCTGCTGAAGGCCTTGTTATTATAGAAGGCACATATTCCATCCGTAAAGAATTGGCAGGGTACCATGATTTCACGATTTGGGTGGAATGTCCCCGTGATCAGCGTTTGAAACGGGGGCTTGAGCGGGATGGTGAAGAAACGCGGCAAATGTGGGAGGATAATTGGATGGTGCATGAAGACCTTTATGTGGGTGCGCAAAGGCCTCAAGAAAGAGCGGATCTTGTTGTGGACGGAACGAGCTGA